From one Paenibacillus sp. FSL K6-1330 genomic stretch:
- a CDS encoding D-alanyl-D-alanine carboxypeptidase family protein yields the protein MMKMKWTNCKSLLSMLMVISCLLVTAVPVHADHENGPTNHAQAAALIDVTSGRVLYSKNGDERLRIASLTKIMTAIVAIEHGKLDDRVKVSQNAFAKEGSSIFLKLGEEMTLENLLYGLMLRSGNDAATAIAEHVGGTEEGFVLLMNEKAAGLGLTNSHFMNPHGLDHDEHYSSANDVAKLTAYALKNPVFSEIVKTPTKKAPNPNEAWDYKWDNKNKMLRFYEGADGVKTGYTKKAFRCLVSSATRNGQQIAAVTLNDGNDWNDHSKMLDYGFAHFPLKKVTEKGQKIQGYPLVTGSSFTYAFAHDEEARLVKKLVLHKASTPDLSFGLRGHIELLLDNVSIGKIPVYAEGSKLPEVPEVLQKSRSTSGPLGSLSLWQSAGEVLRHLFRAKS from the coding sequence ATGATGAAAATGAAATGGACGAACTGCAAGTCTTTGTTATCCATGTTGATGGTCATAAGCTGCTTGCTGGTTACGGCTGTCCCCGTGCATGCAGATCATGAGAATGGCCCCACCAATCATGCGCAGGCAGCTGCACTGATTGATGTCACTTCCGGTAGAGTGCTGTACAGTAAGAACGGGGACGAGCGTTTGAGAATCGCAAGCCTGACCAAGATCATGACAGCCATCGTGGCAATTGAACACGGCAAGCTGGATGATCGCGTCAAGGTCTCCCAAAATGCTTTTGCCAAAGAGGGCTCCTCGATCTTCCTGAAGCTTGGTGAGGAGATGACGCTTGAGAATTTGCTGTACGGCTTAATGCTGCGATCAGGCAACGATGCCGCGACGGCGATTGCCGAACATGTCGGGGGGACGGAAGAAGGCTTTGTGTTGCTGATGAACGAGAAGGCGGCAGGGCTCGGCTTGACGAACTCGCATTTTATGAATCCCCATGGACTGGATCATGATGAACATTACTCTTCTGCTAATGACGTAGCCAAACTGACGGCCTATGCCCTCAAGAACCCTGTCTTTAGCGAGATTGTCAAAACCCCGACCAAGAAAGCGCCCAATCCGAATGAAGCGTGGGACTACAAATGGGATAACAAAAACAAGATGCTTCGTTTCTACGAGGGGGCGGACGGCGTCAAAACCGGTTACACCAAAAAAGCATTCCGCTGCCTGGTGAGCTCTGCCACCCGAAACGGTCAGCAGATTGCGGCGGTCACGCTGAACGACGGCAACGATTGGAATGACCATTCCAAGATGCTGGATTACGGATTTGCCCATTTTCCACTGAAAAAGGTTACGGAGAAAGGGCAGAAGATCCAGGGCTATCCACTCGTCACAGGCAGTTCCTTTACGTATGCGTTCGCGCATGATGAGGAAGCACGCTTGGTGAAGAAACTGGTCCTGCATAAAGCGAGCACACCCGACTTGTCTTTCGGACTACGGGGTCATATTGAACTGCTGCTCGATAATGTCAGCATCGGCAAAATTCCAGTCTATGCGGAAGGAAGCAAGCTTCCTGAAGTCCCTGAGGTCTTGCAGAAGTCAAGAAGCACATCCGGACCACTCGGTTCGTTGTCGCTGTGGCAGTCTGCAGGAGAAGTGCTTAGGCATCTGTTCAGGGCCAAATCATAA
- a CDS encoding nucleoside recognition domain-containing protein, whose product MINLIWMGMILIGVCFAAVNGNIESVTKAAFDGAQTGVTVSFGLISILVFWLGMMRLAEDAGLLKKVAKLLGPVVRFLFPDVPKNHPAMGYILSNMSANLFGLGNAATPMGIKAMQELQKLNPDKETASPAMCTLLALNTASITLIPTTLIAIRLNYESANPSEIVGTTLLATAIATAAAIMADRWYRRRTIRRQKPPGIGTSLNPDVKG is encoded by the coding sequence ATGATCAATTTGATTTGGATGGGGATGATACTGATCGGCGTTTGCTTTGCGGCAGTGAACGGGAACATCGAAAGTGTTACAAAAGCCGCATTTGACGGAGCCCAGACGGGAGTGACTGTCTCCTTCGGTCTCATCAGCATACTGGTGTTCTGGCTTGGCATGATGCGCCTGGCAGAGGACGCGGGCCTGCTGAAGAAGGTTGCCAAGCTGCTGGGCCCGGTTGTCCGCTTCCTGTTCCCGGATGTACCGAAGAATCATCCCGCTATGGGATATATACTGTCTAACATGAGCGCCAATTTGTTCGGTCTGGGCAATGCGGCAACTCCGATGGGTATCAAAGCGATGCAGGAGCTTCAGAAGTTAAACCCGGATAAGGAAACAGCTTCTCCGGCGATGTGTACGCTGCTTGCACTAAACACGGCCAGCATTACGCTGATACCGACAACGCTAATCGCAATCAGGTTGAATTATGAGTCCGCTAATCCTTCGGAAATCGTCGGTACCACGCTTTTGGCCACTGCGATTGCAACGGCGGCCGCCATAATGGCTGACCGATGGTATCGAAGACGGACGATACGCCGCCAGAAGCCGCCGGGAATCGGTACAAGCCTGAACCCGGATGTGAAGGGGTGA
- a CDS encoding spore maturation protein has protein sequence MLSWINLVSAWSIPIIIAFIPLYAYTRKVPVYESFVDGAKDGFSTAIGIIPHLVGMMVAISVFRSSGALEFFVGWTGPFLQSLGVPSEILPLGILRPLTGTGSLAYTTELIRAYGPDSMIGRIASTIQGSTDTTLYVLTVYFGAVGIRNGRYALKVGLFSDLIGFIAAIAVCLLVFG, from the coding sequence TTGCTATCATGGATTAATCTCGTATCCGCTTGGTCTATTCCCATTATTATCGCATTCATTCCGCTTTATGCTTATACGCGCAAAGTACCCGTATATGAATCGTTTGTGGATGGAGCCAAGGACGGCTTCTCCACAGCGATTGGGATTATCCCGCACTTGGTCGGCATGATGGTTGCCATTAGCGTATTTCGGTCTTCCGGTGCGCTTGAGTTTTTTGTGGGTTGGACGGGCCCCTTTCTGCAATCGCTAGGGGTACCGAGCGAGATTTTGCCTTTGGGAATTCTCAGGCCGTTGACGGGCACAGGCTCTCTCGCTTACACGACTGAATTGATTCGGGCATATGGTCCGGATTCCATGATTGGCCGAATTGCTTCGACCATACAAGGAAGTACGGACACGACTTTGTACGTTCTAACCGTCTATTTTGGCGCCGTGGGTATCCGCAATGGCCGGTATGCGCTGAAGGTGGGGCTGTTCTCCGATTTGATCGGTTTTATTGCGGCGATTGCCGTATGTCTGCTGGTGTTCGGATAA
- a CDS encoding N-acetylmuramoyl-L-alanine amidase codes for MEFEGFVIHHTVCEREPRNWDFKIHQDGSVSSSSMLVQPGQIHICLEGDFNIGYQSMSLDQKTQLFTASKIILELSRLHDISPLYLFPHSDTCPGAHFPWNALVIYPVDGYH; via the coding sequence ATGGAATTCGAGGGTTTTGTTATTCATCATACCGTGTGCGAGCGGGAACCGCGGAACTGGGATTTTAAAATCCATCAGGACGGCTCGGTCTCTTCTTCATCCATGCTGGTTCAGCCGGGACAGATTCACATCTGCCTTGAGGGCGACTTCAATATTGGCTACCAGTCCATGTCGCTGGACCAGAAAACACAGCTGTTTACCGCCAGCAAAATCATTTTGGAGCTATCCAGACTCCATGATATTTCCCCGTTATACTTGTTTCCTCACTCCGACACCTGTCCCGGGGCACATTTTCCATGGAACGCGCTTGTGATTTATCCTGTCGATGGTTATCATTAG
- a CDS encoding pseudouridine synthase: protein MERLQKIMAQAGVASRRKCEELILEGKVQVNGETVTELGTKADPAQDIITVSGKPIKNEKKVYIMLNKPKGVITSASDPEGRKIVSDYLKGIKERVYPIGRLDYDTEGLLLLTNDGEFANLLSHPKYHVPKTYLATVKGVPHGTELDKLRQGIMLEDGMTSPAEVEYKDVDPDNKQSVISITIHEGRNRQVRRMFEAISHPVTRLKRISYGDLLLQNLKRGLYRHLTADEINQLLQMAKAAKPGGKPKRKR, encoded by the coding sequence ATGGAGAGATTACAGAAAATTATGGCACAGGCCGGAGTCGCTTCCCGCCGCAAGTGCGAGGAATTGATTCTTGAAGGCAAGGTGCAGGTAAACGGAGAGACCGTTACCGAACTCGGCACGAAGGCCGATCCAGCCCAGGATATCATTACGGTTTCAGGCAAACCGATAAAGAATGAGAAAAAGGTATACATTATGCTAAATAAGCCGAAGGGAGTCATTACAAGCGCTTCTGATCCCGAAGGCCGAAAAATTGTATCGGATTATCTCAAGGGCATTAAAGAGCGGGTATATCCGATTGGACGATTGGACTATGATACAGAAGGACTCCTGCTGCTGACCAATGACGGCGAATTTGCCAATCTACTCAGCCACCCTAAATATCATGTACCCAAGACTTATTTGGCTACCGTGAAAGGGGTGCCCCATGGCACCGAACTGGACAAGCTTCGCCAAGGGATTATGCTGGAAGACGGCATGACGTCTCCTGCCGAGGTGGAGTATAAGGATGTGGATCCGGATAATAAACAATCCGTCATATCGATTACCATTCATGAGGGCCGCAACCGTCAAGTGAGAAGGATGTTCGAAGCGATTTCCCATCCGGTAACGCGATTGAAGCGTATATCTTACGGTGATCTGCTGCTGCAAAATTTAAAACGGGGCTTGTACCGCCATTTGACAGCGGATGAAATCAACCAGCTTTTGCAGATGGCGAAAGCCGCTAAGCCGGGCGGGAAACCGAAGAGAAAACGTTAA
- a CDS encoding redoxin domain-containing protein yields MGKSKKSVQIVILLAIILIGVYAVATVVFGSDEVPKVGQKAADFELLGMDGGVHTMSEYEGKARVINFWGTYCPPCVREMPALQAQWEKWSSQGVEIIGINVGENKMTVENFVAQTGVKFPILMDPKRNAVASYGVGPMPTTFFVTASGKIDHIRIGELDLNTLDKQIEQLVNAK; encoded by the coding sequence ATGGGCAAATCAAAGAAAAGCGTACAGATTGTGATTCTGCTTGCCATTATCCTGATCGGAGTGTACGCCGTTGCAACCGTTGTATTCGGCTCTGATGAGGTTCCCAAAGTGGGTCAAAAGGCAGCGGATTTTGAACTTCTAGGCATGGATGGCGGCGTACATACCATGAGTGAATACGAGGGTAAGGCCAGGGTGATTAATTTCTGGGGCACCTACTGTCCGCCATGCGTGCGGGAAATGCCAGCTCTACAAGCTCAGTGGGAGAAATGGAGCAGTCAAGGCGTTGAGATCATCGGAATTAATGTGGGAGAGAACAAAATGACCGTTGAGAATTTCGTTGCTCAAACCGGCGTGAAGTTCCCCATACTGATGGATCCGAAACGGAATGCTGTTGCCAGCTATGGGGTTGGGCCCATGCCAACCACCTTTTTTGTTACGGCCTCTGGCAAGATTGACCATATTCGTATAGGCGAACTGGATTTGAACACCCTTGATAAACAAATTGAACAGTTGGTGAATGCGAAATGA
- a CDS encoding cytochrome c biogenesis protein ResB yields the protein MSQGPKPLIQNTKCDCGHQNPTGTVLCEACGKPLTEEAEAQPILEMRYDGVARRSQKVNPGMIDRVWNFFSSVKVAIYLILLTLIGSSLGTIFPQESTFLNIDPSVYYKEEYGQLGHIYYLLGLSHTYTSWWFVLLLVMIGASLVICSLDRVLPLYKALSRQRIPKHMSFLTRQKVVYQGHVDEDGADWVERVKPIIKKKGYRVRTDGGTLLAEKQRFSRWGPYVLHIGLIVFLLAVLGRNLPGLHMDEHMAFPQDEPVHIKNTSYYLLNDGFKVEFYTEDDMPEEFKGKNKVLPKEFQTQAILYMCEANCDDFDKKPQLVELTRHNIEVNHPLNYKGLKAYQFDYDLTPILRSVSPVLINSKSGKEYGKITLSIDDPQREYQAGEYTLTLTQSFTDFGLGDNGKPVNLSPNPNAPAFLFLIKGPELPKEGIQYFYFPKQIDKERFNQEAINAQLAGGEALVQLDVRSMDDVDFSESTTYLNIRVDKAMPFIWIGCFIGMLGLIMGFYFTHRRIWLRIDNQTLTLGAHTNKNWFGLRKEISAILKQMNIEVDEKSLENNRGTKHESN from the coding sequence ATGAGTCAAGGTCCCAAGCCTTTGATCCAGAACACGAAGTGTGATTGTGGACACCAGAATCCAACGGGGACGGTCCTCTGCGAGGCTTGCGGGAAGCCGCTGACCGAGGAAGCGGAGGCCCAGCCGATTCTGGAAATGCGGTATGACGGCGTTGCTCGTCGATCACAGAAAGTAAACCCCGGTATGATCGATAGGGTATGGAATTTCTTTTCTTCGGTAAAAGTAGCAATATATCTGATATTGCTTACGCTGATTGGCTCCTCGCTGGGGACCATCTTTCCGCAGGAAAGTACATTCCTTAATATTGACCCCTCAGTTTATTACAAAGAGGAGTACGGACAGCTGGGGCATATTTATTACTTGCTCGGGCTGTCTCATACATACACGTCATGGTGGTTCGTGCTGCTGCTTGTCATGATCGGCGCATCGCTTGTCATTTGCAGTCTTGACCGGGTCCTGCCGCTGTACAAAGCGCTCAGCAGACAGCGGATTCCGAAGCACATGTCCTTCCTTACCCGCCAGAAGGTGGTATACCAAGGGCATGTTGATGAAGACGGTGCCGACTGGGTTGAACGGGTGAAGCCAATCATTAAGAAGAAGGGTTACCGAGTGCGAACGGATGGCGGAACCCTACTGGCAGAGAAGCAGCGGTTCAGCCGCTGGGGCCCCTATGTTCTTCATATCGGTCTGATTGTTTTCCTGCTTGCAGTTCTTGGACGGAATCTTCCCGGACTGCATATGGACGAGCACATGGCTTTCCCTCAAGATGAACCGGTGCACATCAAGAACACCAGTTACTATTTATTGAACGATGGCTTTAAGGTGGAGTTCTACACCGAGGACGATATGCCTGAGGAATTCAAAGGCAAGAATAAAGTACTGCCGAAGGAGTTCCAAACCCAGGCGATCCTGTATATGTGCGAGGCCAATTGCGACGATTTTGATAAAAAACCTCAGCTCGTGGAATTGACACGCCATAACATCGAGGTGAATCATCCTCTTAATTACAAAGGGTTAAAAGCTTATCAATTCGATTATGATCTGACCCCGATTCTCCGTTCGGTTTCGCCGGTGCTGATTAACAGTAAGAGCGGGAAGGAATACGGCAAAATCACATTGTCGATCGACGATCCTCAAAGAGAGTATCAGGCGGGAGAATATACGTTAACGCTTACACAATCCTTTACCGATTTTGGACTCGGCGATAATGGCAAACCGGTAAACCTGTCACCTAACCCGAATGCGCCTGCATTCTTATTTCTGATTAAGGGACCTGAACTGCCGAAGGAAGGCATTCAATACTTCTACTTCCCTAAACAGATTGATAAGGAACGCTTTAATCAGGAAGCGATCAATGCACAGCTGGCGGGTGGGGAAGCGCTCGTACAACTGGATGTACGGAGCATGGACGATGTGGACTTTTCGGAATCTACGACTTATCTGAATATTCGTGTGGATAAAGCCATGCCGTTCATTTGGATTGGTTGTTTTATCGGTATGCTCGGCCTGATCATGGGCTTTTATTTCACCCATCGCCGGATCTGGCTGCGTATTGATAACCAAACGCTGACCCTTGGCGCACATACGAACAAGAACTGGTTTGGGCTTCGCAAGGAGATCTCCGCGATCCTCAAGCAAATGAATATCGAAGTCGATGAAAAGTCATTGGAGAATAACAGGGGGACTAAGCATGAATCTAATTGA
- the ccsB gene encoding c-type cytochrome biogenesis protein CcsB, translated as MNLIDFSGNAFIVAFTLYCAAFIMYALAVMGRRFRKRDPEAHLAKWGKIAFVTASIGLIGHLLYFFTRWAGSGHVPVSNMYEFMTFLSMAIMIAFLVLYFIYKKSLLGLFALPLAILIMAYAAVFPQEVQPLIPSLQSYWLGIHVTLAALGDAFFAVGFIAGLMHLLRTVNFSGTDKGARKEQRWLELCMFAIVILIGFILSVYSFRASGYQAEFNQTLVDPKTENSTIVKVEYNMPPLVAPYKSETESMQSFLGMKSPLMEAPSWMHGVNAGRKLNTVIWSLITGLILYGLLRLILRKPLAKFIQPALNRLDPDDLDEISYRAIAIGFPVFTLGGLIFAMIWAEIAWGRFWGWDPKEVWALITWLFYSVYLHLRLSRGWQGKYSSWLSVIGFIVVMFTLVGVNLIIAGLHSYAGTD; from the coding sequence ATGAATCTAATTGATTTTAGTGGCAACGCATTTATCGTTGCTTTTACCTTGTATTGTGCGGCATTTATCATGTATGCACTTGCCGTGATGGGACGACGGTTCCGCAAGCGGGACCCGGAAGCCCATTTGGCTAAATGGGGGAAGATTGCATTTGTTACGGCATCGATCGGTTTGATCGGACATCTGCTGTACTTCTTTACGAGATGGGCGGGCTCTGGACATGTGCCTGTCAGCAACATGTATGAGTTTATGACCTTCTTGTCGATGGCAATCATGATTGCCTTCCTCGTACTTTATTTTATCTACAAAAAATCGCTGCTCGGATTGTTTGCACTGCCGCTGGCTATTCTGATCATGGCGTATGCTGCTGTGTTTCCGCAGGAGGTGCAGCCGCTGATTCCTTCGCTTCAGTCCTATTGGCTGGGGATTCACGTAACCTTGGCTGCGCTGGGCGATGCATTTTTTGCGGTCGGTTTTATCGCCGGCCTGATGCACTTGCTCCGTACCGTTAACTTTAGCGGAACAGACAAAGGCGCGCGCAAGGAACAGCGCTGGCTTGAACTCTGCATGTTTGCCATCGTGATCCTGATTGGATTTATTTTGTCGGTATACAGCTTCCGTGCGAGCGGATATCAGGCTGAATTTAACCAGACTTTGGTTGACCCGAAGACAGAAAATAGTACAATAGTAAAAGTGGAATATAACATGCCACCGCTTGTCGCACCTTATAAAAGCGAAACGGAGAGCATGCAGTCCTTCTTGGGCATGAAATCTCCACTCATGGAAGCTCCGTCCTGGATGCACGGCGTGAACGCTGGACGTAAGCTGAATACGGTGATATGGTCGCTGATCACGGGGTTGATCCTGTACGGATTGCTCCGCCTTATCCTGCGCAAGCCGCTGGCCAAGTTCATTCAGCCTGCCCTTAATAGATTGGATCCGGACGATCTGGATGAAATCAGTTATCGAGCCATTGCGATTGGGTTCCCGGTATTTACACTGGGAGGTCTCATATTCGCCATGATTTGGGCAGAAATTGCCTGGGGCCGGTTCTGGGGCTGGGATCCGAAGGAAGTATGGGCGCTTATTACATGGTTGTTCTACAGCGTGTACCTTCATCTCCGGCTATCGCGCGGCTGGCAGGGTAAATATTCGTCCTGGCTGTCCGTTATCGGCTTTATCGTGGTCATGTTTACGCTGGTCGGCGTCAACTTGATAATCGCGGGTCTGCATTCCTATGCGGGAACCGATTAA